Proteins encoded together in one Musa acuminata AAA Group cultivar baxijiao chromosome BXJ3-6, Cavendish_Baxijiao_AAA, whole genome shotgun sequence window:
- the LOC135641302 gene encoding exosome complex component RRP45A-like isoform X4 translates to MEQRLANTWRMTNNEKKFIESVLASDLRVDGRRPFDYRDLTIKFGREQGLSEVQLGQTRVMSYVTSQLVQPYRDRPNEGTLSIFTEFSPMADPSFEAGRPGEFAVELGRVIDRGLRESSAMDMESLCVVVGKSVWSIRVDLHIVDNGGNLIDAANIAALVALLTFRRPDCTLGGDDGQELIMHDAEVREPLPLIIHHLPIAVTFAVFGEGNIMVIDPTHKEEMVMGGKMTFTMNSNGDICAVQKAGGVGVMSSIIMQCLQIASAKAADITSKIKHAVEIYNTERASQKANHYLLEVANQVSLSDVIMKEKQLTQEQSTRALAKEDILVHLFVVLQIGIHTQGGFLHVWLQAFQLYLVLQLKLRNTMLLQAMR, encoded by the exons ATGGAGCAGAGATTAGCAAATACTTGGCGGATGACCAATAACGAGAAGAAGTTCATAGAGAGCGTGCTCGCTTCCGACCTCCGAGTTGACGGCCGTCGCCCCTTCGATTACCGTGATTTGACCATTAAGTTCGGGAG AGAACAGGGTTTATCAGAAGTGCAACTAGGTCAGACACGTGTGATGAGCTACGTGACTTCTCAGCTGGTGCAACCTTATCGAGATAGGCCAAATGAAGGGACTCTCTCAATTTTTACTGAATTTTCACCAATGGCTGATCCATCTTTTGAGGCAGGACGTCCTGGAGAATTTGCTGTTGAACTTGGCCGTGTTATAGATCGTGGACTTCG GGAAAGCAGCGCTATGGATATGGAATCGTTATGTGTTGTTGTAGGGAAATCAGTATGGTCCATACGTGTGGATCTTCACATTGTTGATAATGGAGG AAATCTCATTGATGCTGCTAATATCGCCGCTTTGGTTGCCCTCTTGACGTTTCGGAGGCCTGATTGTACATTAGGAGGTGATGATGGTCAGGAGCTCATAATGCATGATGCTGAG GTTAGGGAACCATTGCCTCTAATAATCCATCATCTTCCTATTGCAGTAACTTTTGCAGTTTTTGGTGAGGGTAACATCATG GTGATTGATCCAACACATAAGGAAGAGATGGTGATGGGCGGCAAGATGACTTTTACAATGAACTCGAATGGTGACATTTGTGCTGTTCAGAAGGCTGGAGGAGTGGGTGTCATGTCAAGCATAATAATGCAGTGTTTACAAATTGCTTCTGCGAAAGCTGCTGATATTACAAGTAAAATAAAGCATGCA GTAGAGATATACAACACTGAGAGAGCATCACAGAAGGCTAACCATTATTTATTAGAAGTGGCAAACCAAGTTAGTCTTTCTGATGTCATCATGAAGGAGAAACAA TTGACACAAGAACAAAGCACGAGAGCATTAGCCAAGGAAGATATACTCGTGCATTTGTTCGTGGTCCTGCAAATTG GGATCCATACTCAAGGGGGATTTCTTCACGTTTGGCTACAAGCTTTCCAACTTTACCTG GTCCTTCAACTAAAGTTAAGGAACACAATGTTGTTACAAGCAATGAGATGA
- the LOC135641302 gene encoding exosome complex component RRP45A-like isoform X5, which translates to MEQRLANTWRMTNNEKKFIESVLASDLRVDGRRPFDYRDLTIKFGREQGLSEVQLGQTRVMSYVTSQLVQPYRDRPNEGTLSIFTEFSPMADPSFEAGRPGEFAVELGRVIDRGLRESSAMDMESLCVVVGKSVWSIRVDLHIVDNGGNLIDAANIAALVALLTFRRPDCTLGGDDGQELIMHDAEVREPLPLIIHHLPIAVTFAVFGEGNIMVIDPTHKEEMVMGGKMTFTMNSNGDICAVQKAGGVGVMSSIIMQCLQIASAKAADITSKIKHAVEIYNTERASQKANHYLLEVANQVSLSDVIMKEKQLTQEQSTRALAKEDILVHLFVVLQIGIHTQGGFLHVWLQAFQLYLAFGAFC; encoded by the exons ATGGAGCAGAGATTAGCAAATACTTGGCGGATGACCAATAACGAGAAGAAGTTCATAGAGAGCGTGCTCGCTTCCGACCTCCGAGTTGACGGCCGTCGCCCCTTCGATTACCGTGATTTGACCATTAAGTTCGGGAG AGAACAGGGTTTATCAGAAGTGCAACTAGGTCAGACACGTGTGATGAGCTACGTGACTTCTCAGCTGGTGCAACCTTATCGAGATAGGCCAAATGAAGGGACTCTCTCAATTTTTACTGAATTTTCACCAATGGCTGATCCATCTTTTGAGGCAGGACGTCCTGGAGAATTTGCTGTTGAACTTGGCCGTGTTATAGATCGTGGACTTCG GGAAAGCAGCGCTATGGATATGGAATCGTTATGTGTTGTTGTAGGGAAATCAGTATGGTCCATACGTGTGGATCTTCACATTGTTGATAATGGAGG AAATCTCATTGATGCTGCTAATATCGCCGCTTTGGTTGCCCTCTTGACGTTTCGGAGGCCTGATTGTACATTAGGAGGTGATGATGGTCAGGAGCTCATAATGCATGATGCTGAG GTTAGGGAACCATTGCCTCTAATAATCCATCATCTTCCTATTGCAGTAACTTTTGCAGTTTTTGGTGAGGGTAACATCATG GTGATTGATCCAACACATAAGGAAGAGATGGTGATGGGCGGCAAGATGACTTTTACAATGAACTCGAATGGTGACATTTGTGCTGTTCAGAAGGCTGGAGGAGTGGGTGTCATGTCAAGCATAATAATGCAGTGTTTACAAATTGCTTCTGCGAAAGCTGCTGATATTACAAGTAAAATAAAGCATGCA GTAGAGATATACAACACTGAGAGAGCATCACAGAAGGCTAACCATTATTTATTAGAAGTGGCAAACCAAGTTAGTCTTTCTGATGTCATCATGAAGGAGAAACAA TTGACACAAGAACAAAGCACGAGAGCATTAGCCAAGGAAGATATACTCGTGCATTTGTTCGTGGTCCTGCAAATTG GGATCCATACTCAAGGGGGATTTCTTCACGTTTGGCTACAAGCTTTCCAACTTTACCTG GCTTTTGGTGCGTTTTGTTAG
- the LOC135641302 gene encoding exosome complex component RRP45A-like isoform X2 — MEQRLANTWRMTNNEKKFIESVLASDLRVDGRRPFDYRDLTIKFGREQGLSEVQLGQTRVMSYVTSQLVQPYRDRPNEGTLSIFTEFSPMADPSFEAGRPGEFAVELGRVIDRGLRESSAMDMESLCVVVGKSVWSIRVDLHIVDNGGNLIDAANIAALVALLTFRRPDCTLGGDDGQELIMHDAEVREPLPLIIHHLPIAVTFAVFGEGNIMVIDPTHKEEMVMGGKMTFTMNSNGDICAVQKAGGVGVMSSIIMQCLQIASAKAADITSKIKHAVEIYNTERASQKANHYLLEVANQVSLSDVIMKEKQVENLIEHLAYMPLDELENSNQGDALAVDTRTKHESISQGRYTRAFVRGPANWDPYSRGISSRLATSFPTLPGFWCVLLGPKTFLLETEETTLLHAENSLG; from the exons ATGGAGCAGAGATTAGCAAATACTTGGCGGATGACCAATAACGAGAAGAAGTTCATAGAGAGCGTGCTCGCTTCCGACCTCCGAGTTGACGGCCGTCGCCCCTTCGATTACCGTGATTTGACCATTAAGTTCGGGAG AGAACAGGGTTTATCAGAAGTGCAACTAGGTCAGACACGTGTGATGAGCTACGTGACTTCTCAGCTGGTGCAACCTTATCGAGATAGGCCAAATGAAGGGACTCTCTCAATTTTTACTGAATTTTCACCAATGGCTGATCCATCTTTTGAGGCAGGACGTCCTGGAGAATTTGCTGTTGAACTTGGCCGTGTTATAGATCGTGGACTTCG GGAAAGCAGCGCTATGGATATGGAATCGTTATGTGTTGTTGTAGGGAAATCAGTATGGTCCATACGTGTGGATCTTCACATTGTTGATAATGGAGG AAATCTCATTGATGCTGCTAATATCGCCGCTTTGGTTGCCCTCTTGACGTTTCGGAGGCCTGATTGTACATTAGGAGGTGATGATGGTCAGGAGCTCATAATGCATGATGCTGAG GTTAGGGAACCATTGCCTCTAATAATCCATCATCTTCCTATTGCAGTAACTTTTGCAGTTTTTGGTGAGGGTAACATCATG GTGATTGATCCAACACATAAGGAAGAGATGGTGATGGGCGGCAAGATGACTTTTACAATGAACTCGAATGGTGACATTTGTGCTGTTCAGAAGGCTGGAGGAGTGGGTGTCATGTCAAGCATAATAATGCAGTGTTTACAAATTGCTTCTGCGAAAGCTGCTGATATTACAAGTAAAATAAAGCATGCA GTAGAGATATACAACACTGAGAGAGCATCACAGAAGGCTAACCATTATTTATTAGAAGTGGCAAACCAAGTTAGTCTTTCTGATGTCATCATGAAGGAGAAACAAGTTGAGAACTTAATAGAACATCTAGCATATATGCCATTGGATGAACTAGAGAACTCTAATCAAGGTGATGCGTTGGCAGTTGACACAAGAACAAAGCACGAGAGCATTAGCCAAGGAAGATATACTCGTGCATTTGTTCGTGGTCCTGCAAATTG GGATCCATACTCAAGGGGGATTTCTTCACGTTTGGCTACAAGCTTTCCAACTTTACCTG GCTTTTGGTGCGTTTTGTTAGGACCGAAGACCTTTTTACTGGAGACCGAAGAAACAACTCTCTTGCACGCTGAAAACTCTCTTGGATGA
- the LOC135641302 gene encoding exosome complex component RRP45B-like isoform X6 — protein MEQRLANTWRMTNNEKKFIESVLASDLRVDGRRPFDYRDLTIKFGREQGLSEVQLGQTRVMSYVTSQLVQPYRDRPNEGTLSIFTEFSPMADPSFEAGRPGEFAVELGRVIDRGLRESSAMDMESLCVVVGKSVWSIRVDLHIVDNGGNLIDAANIAALVALLTFRRPDCTLGGDDGQELIMHDAEVREPLPLIIHHLPIAVTFAVFGEGNIMV, from the exons ATGGAGCAGAGATTAGCAAATACTTGGCGGATGACCAATAACGAGAAGAAGTTCATAGAGAGCGTGCTCGCTTCCGACCTCCGAGTTGACGGCCGTCGCCCCTTCGATTACCGTGATTTGACCATTAAGTTCGGGAG AGAACAGGGTTTATCAGAAGTGCAACTAGGTCAGACACGTGTGATGAGCTACGTGACTTCTCAGCTGGTGCAACCTTATCGAGATAGGCCAAATGAAGGGACTCTCTCAATTTTTACTGAATTTTCACCAATGGCTGATCCATCTTTTGAGGCAGGACGTCCTGGAGAATTTGCTGTTGAACTTGGCCGTGTTATAGATCGTGGACTTCG GGAAAGCAGCGCTATGGATATGGAATCGTTATGTGTTGTTGTAGGGAAATCAGTATGGTCCATACGTGTGGATCTTCACATTGTTGATAATGGAGG AAATCTCATTGATGCTGCTAATATCGCCGCTTTGGTTGCCCTCTTGACGTTTCGGAGGCCTGATTGTACATTAGGAGGTGATGATGGTCAGGAGCTCATAATGCATGATGCTGAG GTTAGGGAACCATTGCCTCTAATAATCCATCATCTTCCTATTGCAGTAACTTTTGCAGTTTTTGGTGAGGGTAACATCATGGTATGA
- the LOC135641302 gene encoding exosome complex component RRP45A-like isoform X1 encodes MEQRLANTWRMTNNEKKFIESVLASDLRVDGRRPFDYRDLTIKFGREQGLSEVQLGQTRVMSYVTSQLVQPYRDRPNEGTLSIFTEFSPMADPSFEAGRPGEFAVELGRVIDRGLRESSAMDMESLCVVVGKSVWSIRVDLHIVDNGGNLIDAANIAALVALLTFRRPDCTLGGDDGQELIMHDAEVREPLPLIIHHLPIAVTFAVFGEGNIMVIDPTHKEEMVMGGKMTFTMNSNGDICAVQKAGGVGVMSSIIMQCLQIASAKAADITSKIKHAVEIYNTERASQKANHYLLEVANQVSLSDVIMKEKQVENLIEHLAYMPLDELENSNQGDALAVDTRTKHESISQGRYTRAFVRGPANWDPYSRGISSRLATSFPTLPGPSTKVKEHNVVTSNEMTVEYTVEHTTGASSSSTRVLGAPAVRPHSKGPKSLKDAVKLRTRRKSGN; translated from the exons ATGGAGCAGAGATTAGCAAATACTTGGCGGATGACCAATAACGAGAAGAAGTTCATAGAGAGCGTGCTCGCTTCCGACCTCCGAGTTGACGGCCGTCGCCCCTTCGATTACCGTGATTTGACCATTAAGTTCGGGAG AGAACAGGGTTTATCAGAAGTGCAACTAGGTCAGACACGTGTGATGAGCTACGTGACTTCTCAGCTGGTGCAACCTTATCGAGATAGGCCAAATGAAGGGACTCTCTCAATTTTTACTGAATTTTCACCAATGGCTGATCCATCTTTTGAGGCAGGACGTCCTGGAGAATTTGCTGTTGAACTTGGCCGTGTTATAGATCGTGGACTTCG GGAAAGCAGCGCTATGGATATGGAATCGTTATGTGTTGTTGTAGGGAAATCAGTATGGTCCATACGTGTGGATCTTCACATTGTTGATAATGGAGG AAATCTCATTGATGCTGCTAATATCGCCGCTTTGGTTGCCCTCTTGACGTTTCGGAGGCCTGATTGTACATTAGGAGGTGATGATGGTCAGGAGCTCATAATGCATGATGCTGAG GTTAGGGAACCATTGCCTCTAATAATCCATCATCTTCCTATTGCAGTAACTTTTGCAGTTTTTGGTGAGGGTAACATCATG GTGATTGATCCAACACATAAGGAAGAGATGGTGATGGGCGGCAAGATGACTTTTACAATGAACTCGAATGGTGACATTTGTGCTGTTCAGAAGGCTGGAGGAGTGGGTGTCATGTCAAGCATAATAATGCAGTGTTTACAAATTGCTTCTGCGAAAGCTGCTGATATTACAAGTAAAATAAAGCATGCA GTAGAGATATACAACACTGAGAGAGCATCACAGAAGGCTAACCATTATTTATTAGAAGTGGCAAACCAAGTTAGTCTTTCTGATGTCATCATGAAGGAGAAACAAGTTGAGAACTTAATAGAACATCTAGCATATATGCCATTGGATGAACTAGAGAACTCTAATCAAGGTGATGCGTTGGCAGTTGACACAAGAACAAAGCACGAGAGCATTAGCCAAGGAAGATATACTCGTGCATTTGTTCGTGGTCCTGCAAATTG GGATCCATACTCAAGGGGGATTTCTTCACGTTTGGCTACAAGCTTTCCAACTTTACCTG GTCCTTCAACTAAAGTTAAGGAACACAATGTTGTTACAAGCAATGAGATGACAGTTGAATATACTGTTGAGCATACGACAGGTGCTTCTAGTTCTAGCACTAGAGTCTTAGGTGCTCCAGCCGTGAGACCGCACAGTAAAGGCCCAAAGAGTTTAAAAGATGCTGTGAAATTAAGAACTAGAAGGAAGAGTGGCAATTGA
- the LOC135641302 gene encoding exosome complex component RRP45A-like isoform X3, translated as MSYVTSQLVQPYRDRPNEGTLSIFTEFSPMADPSFEAGRPGEFAVELGRVIDRGLRESSAMDMESLCVVVGKSVWSIRVDLHIVDNGGNLIDAANIAALVALLTFRRPDCTLGGDDGQELIMHDAEVREPLPLIIHHLPIAVTFAVFGEGNIMVIDPTHKEEMVMGGKMTFTMNSNGDICAVQKAGGVGVMSSIIMQCLQIASAKAADITSKIKHAVEIYNTERASQKANHYLLEVANQVSLSDVIMKEKQVENLIEHLAYMPLDELENSNQGDALAVDTRTKHESISQGRYTRAFVRGPANWDPYSRGISSRLATSFPTLPGPSTKVKEHNVVTSNEMTVEYTVEHTTGASSSSTRVLGAPAVRPHSKGPKSLKDAVKLRTRRKSGN; from the exons ATGAGCTACGTGACTTCTCAGCTGGTGCAACCTTATCGAGATAGGCCAAATGAAGGGACTCTCTCAATTTTTACTGAATTTTCACCAATGGCTGATCCATCTTTTGAGGCAGGACGTCCTGGAGAATTTGCTGTTGAACTTGGCCGTGTTATAGATCGTGGACTTCG GGAAAGCAGCGCTATGGATATGGAATCGTTATGTGTTGTTGTAGGGAAATCAGTATGGTCCATACGTGTGGATCTTCACATTGTTGATAATGGAGG AAATCTCATTGATGCTGCTAATATCGCCGCTTTGGTTGCCCTCTTGACGTTTCGGAGGCCTGATTGTACATTAGGAGGTGATGATGGTCAGGAGCTCATAATGCATGATGCTGAG GTTAGGGAACCATTGCCTCTAATAATCCATCATCTTCCTATTGCAGTAACTTTTGCAGTTTTTGGTGAGGGTAACATCATG GTGATTGATCCAACACATAAGGAAGAGATGGTGATGGGCGGCAAGATGACTTTTACAATGAACTCGAATGGTGACATTTGTGCTGTTCAGAAGGCTGGAGGAGTGGGTGTCATGTCAAGCATAATAATGCAGTGTTTACAAATTGCTTCTGCGAAAGCTGCTGATATTACAAGTAAAATAAAGCATGCA GTAGAGATATACAACACTGAGAGAGCATCACAGAAGGCTAACCATTATTTATTAGAAGTGGCAAACCAAGTTAGTCTTTCTGATGTCATCATGAAGGAGAAACAAGTTGAGAACTTAATAGAACATCTAGCATATATGCCATTGGATGAACTAGAGAACTCTAATCAAGGTGATGCGTTGGCAGTTGACACAAGAACAAAGCACGAGAGCATTAGCCAAGGAAGATATACTCGTGCATTTGTTCGTGGTCCTGCAAATTG GGATCCATACTCAAGGGGGATTTCTTCACGTTTGGCTACAAGCTTTCCAACTTTACCTG GTCCTTCAACTAAAGTTAAGGAACACAATGTTGTTACAAGCAATGAGATGACAGTTGAATATACTGTTGAGCATACGACAGGTGCTTCTAGTTCTAGCACTAGAGTCTTAGGTGCTCCAGCCGTGAGACCGCACAGTAAAGGCCCAAAGAGTTTAAAAGATGCTGTGAAATTAAGAACTAGAAGGAAGAGTGGCAATTGA